From a region of the Sphingopyxis sp. YR583 genome:
- a CDS encoding tyrosine-type recombinase/integrase has product MEHAGKLTKRAVEALEAKGASPTLLWDAELKGFGVKANPSGSKVFVVQYRNQERQQRRVEVGRFGVMTVEQARAGARIILGEVAKGIDPSAEKKAARDGVTVGQLCDWYLTEAKAGRILGRMRRPIRASSLTMDESRIESHIRPLLGRRKVASLRVTDIERMQVDIANGKTARPRGEGRGGVTKGGEGVAARSVATIHSIFNHALRDGQILSNPALGVRKFPDKKRTRRLSTNEIVDLGNLMREVEETEHPTGLAIIRVLLLSGMRLNEAQALKHSWVHDEGYVAYPETKTVEQIRIVGTPALKAIRARAPLEDNPYVFPSDGGQSHFIAADGVLGRLCHRLGWSDVTAHTLRHTYASIAGDLGYSELTIAAMLGHAAGSKTGRYVHLDEAVKSAAERVSREIASLLDSGKQDVTPSVSKFTLTAPLTTGGFGLAGPSSISVVQNSLIKPLPLGAEP; this is encoded by the coding sequence GTGGAACACGCGGGCAAGCTGACCAAACGCGCAGTCGAAGCACTGGAGGCGAAGGGCGCATCGCCGACGCTGCTATGGGATGCCGAACTGAAGGGCTTTGGCGTGAAGGCCAATCCCAGCGGCTCCAAGGTATTCGTCGTCCAGTACCGCAATCAGGAACGGCAACAACGTAGAGTGGAAGTAGGCCGATTTGGCGTGATGACAGTCGAGCAGGCACGAGCCGGAGCCCGCATCATCTTGGGAGAGGTCGCGAAGGGGATTGATCCTTCAGCCGAAAAGAAGGCGGCGCGCGACGGCGTGACAGTCGGGCAGCTTTGCGACTGGTATCTAACTGAAGCGAAGGCAGGAAGGATTTTGGGGCGTATGCGTCGGCCAATCCGAGCTTCGTCGCTTACAATGGATGAGAGCCGGATCGAATCTCACATCCGGCCGCTGCTCGGTCGGCGCAAGGTCGCCTCGCTTCGCGTTACGGACATTGAGCGAATGCAGGTCGACATCGCAAATGGCAAAACAGCTCGCCCCCGCGGGGAAGGGCGAGGAGGTGTGACCAAAGGCGGCGAGGGCGTAGCTGCACGCTCGGTCGCCACCATCCATTCCATTTTCAATCACGCGCTGCGTGACGGCCAGATATTGTCGAACCCCGCCCTCGGCGTCCGAAAGTTTCCGGACAAGAAGCGGACTCGCCGGCTGAGCACGAACGAGATTGTCGATCTCGGAAACCTCATGCGCGAAGTGGAGGAAACAGAGCACCCGACTGGTCTCGCCATCATCCGGGTTCTGCTGCTCTCGGGAATGCGGCTCAATGAGGCGCAAGCGCTCAAACATAGCTGGGTGCATGACGAGGGATATGTCGCTTACCCGGAGACAAAGACCGTTGAGCAAATCAGGATCGTTGGAACGCCGGCGCTGAAAGCAATCAGAGCGCGCGCTCCGCTAGAAGACAACCCTTATGTCTTTCCGTCCGACGGCGGACAGTCGCACTTCATTGCGGCGGACGGTGTACTCGGACGCCTTTGCCATCGCCTCGGATGGTCGGATGTGACGGCCCACACCCTGCGCCATACCTACGCAAGCATCGCCGGCGACTTGGGCTACTCCGAACTTACGATCGCGGCGATGCTCGGCCATGCGGCGGGTTCAAAAACGGGACGCTATGTTCATCTCGACGAAGCCGTAAAATCCGCTGCCGAACGCGTGTCTAGAGAGATCGCGTCATTGCTTGATAGCGGCAAGCAGGACGTAACCCCAAGCGTGTCAAAATTCACTCTCACGGCGCCCCTGACGACCGGAGGCTTTGGGCTAGCAGGGCCTTCCTCCATCAGCGTAGTGCAAAACAGTCTGATTAAACCGCTACCCTTGGGCGCTGAACCATGA